In Phlebotomus papatasi isolate M1 chromosome 1, Ppap_2.1, whole genome shotgun sequence, the following proteins share a genomic window:
- the LOC129799932 gene encoding probable U3 small nucleolar RNA-associated protein 11, producing the protein MSQKIHRERHQPESRKHLGLLEKKKDYKVRASQYKRTRNTIKALKKKALNKNVDEFYHHMINQKPKRDFSEIGERKPKEKVTEEALLLKTQDLKYLTSRRTIETAQINRLSSQLHVVDSKASRNKHTFFVDREELKDFDVAKRLNTHPKLLGNKTNRLTLDQIAKLGDLEVQEDEIEHINNLKRKSYKKLKERIKREKQIVEAHLKLEEKVSKDKKRVKEQQEGYEDEKPKKEPSYVRKK; encoded by the exons ATGAGTCAGAAGATTCACCGTGAGCGGCATCAGCCGGAATCTAGGAAACATTTGGGGCTTTTAGAGAAGAAAAAGGACTATAAAGTGCGAGCAAGCCAGTACAAGAGAACCAGGAATACGATAAAAGCCTTGAAAAAGAAAGCCCTCAACAAGAATGTTGATGAATTTTACCATCATATGATCAATCAGAAG CCAAAGCGGGACTTCTCGGAGATTGGGGAGAGGAAGCCTAAGGAAAAGGTCACAGAGGAGGCTCTGCTGCTGAAAACCCAGGATCTTAAGTATCTTACATCCCGGAGAACCATTGAGACAGCCCAAATTAACAG ATTGTCATCCCAGCTACACGTTGTTGACTCTAAGGCCTCCCGGAACAAGCACACCTTCTTCGTGGACAGGGAAGAACTCAAAGATTTCGACGTAGCCAAGAGACTGAACACGCATCCAAAACTCTTAGGGAACAAGACAAATCGCCTGACACTGGACCAAATAGCGAAACTAGGAGATTTGGAAGTTCAAGAAGACGAAATAGAGCACATCAACAACTTGAAGAGGAAGTCCTACAAGAAACTGAAGGAGAGAATCAAGCGAGAGAAGCAAATAGTCGAGGCACATCTGAAGCTCGAGGAGAAGGTCTCCAAAGACAAGAAGAGGGTCAAGGAGCAGCAAGAGGGATATGAGGATGAGAAGCCGAAGAAAGAACCAAGCTACgttagaaagaaataa
- the LOC129799930 gene encoding DNA polymerase epsilon catalytic subunit 1, with amino-acid sequence MSVNTGKAKPRNFDGNSGSDLSFRTIQENERIDFRYGFKKPSDSKERNGYLLNLHSTEVLNEDRQLVSGLDMYFLEMTGARFKATYIFQPYFFVLPKTGHFTEVQRFLDRKYAGQIAKSEGVEKEDLDLPNHLIGLKQSYIKLSFNNLNAMIKVRKELLAAVRKNQENAKSQTSYMQLLTASMGGGTAKGSDFLNSDLMEFIVDVREHDIPYHVRVCIDLSIFCGNWYSVTCFGGQNPIIKPCTDIIDRPDPIVLAFDIETTKLPLKFPDANTDQIIMISYMIDGQGYLITNREIISADVKSFEYTPKAEFEATFTVFNEPNEMATIQKFFSHILEVKPHIFASYNGDFFDWPFIETRAAVYDIDMKQEIGFGKNREGHYLSRPASHLDCLNWVRRDSYLPVGSHGLKAVAKAKLRYDPVELDPEEICSLAVKKPQVLSNYSVSDAVATYYLYMKYVHPFIFALATIIPMEPDEVLRKGSGTLCENLLMVQGFKANVIFPNKQIEEVNKITDGYVMDSETYVGGHVEALESGVFRADIPYRFRIDPDMVQILQEGLDKVLHHAIVVEKGVSMESITNLPEVTEEITTALEALRNIPNRIEHPVIYHLDVGAMYPNIILTNRLQPYAIVNETNCAVCDFNEPSACCKRDMTWSWRGEMLPATKSELQRIQQQLETETFPPLFPNGPPRAFNQLSREDQQAYEKKRLTDYCKMAYKKRKITRLETKTSTVCQKENSFYVDTVRSFRDRRYEYKEMTKKAKAAVADALKTGDASEIKAAKGREVLYDSLQLAHKCILNSFYGYVMRRGARWHSMPMGGIVCLTGANIITKAREIIERVGRPLELDTDGIWCILPASFPQNFTIKSTEAKGGKFVMSYPNAILNAMVKDHFTNDQYQELVSQGGNGERPKYERREENSIFFEVDGPYLGMILPAAKEEGKKLKKRYAVFNFDGSIAELKGFEVKRRGELQLIKNFQSSVFDAFLQGTTLEESYGSAAKVANYWLDVLYSRGESMPDSELFELISENRSMSRKLEDYGVQKSTSISTAKRLAEFLGDQMIKDAGLSCKYIISAKPEGSPVTERAIPLAIFQSEASVRRHYLCRWLKDPSMGDADIRDVLDWNYYIERLSGTIQKIIIIPAALQGLSNPVERVAHPDWLHRKILQKEDVFKQRKINEIFKSKPSESVPREATPDTIADIEDLTGNGNEARVNRPIATKRKRQEVIDGEVSIESLIGRPPQMGPSHDQVLEWVKYQKKKWTLQLEQRSQAKKNRAKQQRVEISNNKRSRATIGGFLRKTKCTLLETTWEIIQIAETDYPGSFVMWILTNGEELHKIRLNVPRIFYVNQRVPVSQELEEAENAVFKKVHRILPRSSPVHHLYRYQIPEQTFQERKLEMLIDLTTPDIEGIYETQTSLMFRTVVDLGCKCSVQRNERKRTNPEAFSLEHLEFRSDKDHSYLQTYQQLKKIFLYQHSSASGKREMWGVFLPAAKKATVLVLDTVRTDQMPNLKNLYDSELKSLKGSLRSSQENILPPRDMEFEIVFETEPKNIYRTIQRILSGYKHEIKAPTLLFMQISMTLSQMAAAMPLLAEFPQVQIHIADEMSLLSAINWQQNGCRSIIRHFLNLPTVVESMLRQCRYYHIPIGNMPTDPILFGADLFYARYLQRNKFLLWCSKTNRPDLGGHETDDSRLLTEFDDGNSRVQNRSDLYPSISVVLSIENLAVSALMQSSKIQEAEGSFNAVAFDMIPQGFVDEMLGARGKASYDESSHCNSALRVMRLMVNGWLRDISLNRSVFSDTQIVHFYRWIKSSNALLYDPAMRRTMFNLVRKYFLQLLSEFQRLGATIIFADFNRVIINTGKESPVEAINYTDYIVQNIRNKEMFHGVHVTYQQSWRYLLWLDNFNYGGIRLRHDEEIEEVGENALDIEMTFNIANQLPKQGNGQEYFEKLISGLLTSLATEESAQKAFEQHSMRAFTIIEYIHKKFTYHEQKPALKLVTSLHKILSVADGLIPEVDSLHRNLLKLIEVGEFSDAATWKDTSHEFTLMEVICKACNHCRDLNLHNDPHRALKDGIPVWLCSQCFGCYNTDEIEGMLLEIVQRKLMSYTLQDVKCVNCKQIKRDNMTSACECTGAFTNLLPSQELKRDLESFLEVAQTYKMPLLEDHIKWMKRFY; translated from the exons ATGAGTGTGAATACAGGGAAAGCAAAACCTAGGAATTTCGATGG GAATTCCGGGTCAGACTTAAGCTTCCGGACAATCCAGGAGAATGAAAGGATTGACTTTCGGTATGGCTTCAAGAAACCATCAGACTCGAAGGAGAGAAATGGATACCTCTTGAATCTCCATTCG ACAGAAGTGCTGAATGAGGACCGCCAGCTGGTGTCGGGGCTCGATATGTACTTTTTGGAGATGACAGGAGCCCGATTTAAGGCCACATATATCTTCCAACCTTACTTTTTTGTCCTCCCAAAAACTGGACATTTCACGGAAGTCCAGAGATTCCTGGATAGAAAGTACGCAGGGCAGATTGCAAAATCTGAGGGGGTTGAGAAAGAAGATCTCGATCTGCCCAATCACTTGATAGGGCTCAAACAGAGCTATATAAAGCTgtcttttaataatttgaatgCCATGATAAAAGTCCGGAAGGAACTTTTGGCCGCTGTGAGGAAGAATCAGGAGAATGCCAAGAGTCAGACGAGTTATATGCAACTCCTGACGGCCAGTATGGGTGGAGGGACAGCTAAAGgaagtgattttttgaattccGACCTTATGGAATTCATTGTAGATGTCCGGGAGCACGATATTCCCTATCATGTCCGGGTTTGCATAGATTTGAGTATCTTCTGTGGGAATTGGTACAGTGTCACATGCTTCGGTGGTCAGAATCCAATAATTAAGCCCTGCACAGACATAATTGATCGGCCAGATCCCATTGTCCTGGCTTTTGACATTGAAACCACAAAGCTTCCATTGAAATTTCCGGATGCCAATACCGATCAGATTATCATGATCTCGTACATGATCGATGGTCAGGGGTATTTAATTACGAACCGGGAGATTATCTCGGCGGACGTGAAGAGCTTTGAGTACACGCCAAAGGCGGAATTTGAAGCAACTTTCACGGTTTTCAATGAACCAAATGAAATGGCAACAATCCAGAAGTTCTTCAGTCACATCCTGGAAGTCAAGCCCCATATCTTTGCCTCCTACAACGGAGACTTCTTTGATTGGCCCTTCATTGAGACCCGAGCGGCAGTCTATGACATCGATATGAAGCAGGAAATTGGATTTGGGAAGAATCGGGAAGGGCACTATCTCTCCCGGCCAGCATCCCACCTCGATTGTCTCAATTGGGTCAGGAGGGACTCCTATTTACCCGTGGGATCGCATGGATTAAAAGCCGTAGCCAAAGCTAAACTCCGGTACGATCCAGTTGAACTCGATCCGGAAGAAATTTGCTCCCTGGCCGTAAAGAAGCCTCAGGTCCTGTCCAATTATTCCGTGTCTGATGCAGTGGCCACTTACTATCTCTACATGAAATACGTGCATCCTTTCATCTTTGCCCTGGCCACAATTATTCCCATGGAACCAGATGAAGTCCTACGCAAAGGTTCCGGAACACTCTGTGAGAATCTCCTGATGGTTCAGGGCTTCAAGGCAAACGTAATCTTTCCCAATAAGCAAATAGAGGAAGTTAACAAAATCACAGATGGCTATGTCATGGACTCAGAGACATACGTTGGCGGACATGTCGAAGCTCTAGAATCGGGAGTTTTCCGTGCAGATATTCCCTATCGCTTCCGGATTGATCCGGACATGGTGCAAATACTCCAGGAGGGCTTAGACAAGGTGCTCCATCATGCTATTGTTGTTGAGAAGGGTGTCTCGATGGAGAGCATAACGAATCTCCCAGAAGTCACAGAGGAGATTACGACAGCTCTCGAGGCTCTCCGGAACATTCCCAATAGAATTGAACATCCTGTCATCTATCACTTGGACGTTGGTGCCATGTATCCCAATATCATCCTAACCAATCGCCTTCAGCCCTATGCCATTGTCAATGAGACCAATTGTGCAGTTTGTGACTTCAATGAACCCTCAGCTTGCTGCAAGAGGGACATGACTTGGTCCTGGCGTGGAGAGATGCTTCCGGCCACAAAAAGTGAATTGCAGAGGATACAGCAGCAACTGGAGACGGAAACCTTCCCTCCGCTCTTTCCCAATGGCCCTCCCAGGGCTTTCAATCAACTCTCGCGGGAGGATCAGCAGGCGTATGAGAAGAAGAGACTGACAGACTACTGCAAAATGGCCTACAAGAAACGGAAGATCACCAGGTTGGAAACAAAGACCAGCACGGTGTGTCAGAAGGAGAACAGCTTCTACGTGGACACCGTGAGATCCTTCCGAGATCGCAg ATACGAATATAAGGAGATGACGAAGAAAGCCAAAGCTGCGGTGGCAGATGCTCTAAAGACCGGAGATGCGAGTGAAATAAAGGCAGCCAAGGGACGTGAAGTTCTCTATGATTCCCTCCAATTGGCCCACAAATGCATTCTAAATTCCTTCTATGGCTACGTGATGCGCCGTGGAGCTAGATGGCACAGTATGCCAATGGGCGGAATCGTATGTCTGACCGGAGCTAATATCATCACAAAGGCCCGGGAGATTATTGAACGGGTAGGGAGGCCTCTGGAATTGGATACCGATGGGATTTGGTGCATTTTGCCAGCATCCTTCCCGCAGAATTTTACGATTAAGAGCACAGAGGCGAAAGGTGGGAAATTTGTCATGTCCTACCCCAATGCCATTCTCAATGCCATGGTCAAGGATCATTTTACCAATGATCAGTACCAGGAACTGGTGAGTCAGGGTGGGAATGGCGAGAGGCCAAAGTATGAGAGAAGGGAGGAGAATTCGATATTCTTTGAGGTGGATGGACCGTATTTGGGCATGATTCTGCCTGCGGCCAAGGAAGAGGGCAAGAAACTGAAGAAACGCTATGCTGTCTTCAATTTTGACGGATCCATTGCTGAACTGAAGGGTTTTGAGGTTAAGAGGAGAGGAGAATTGcagttgattaaaaattttcagtcaTCCGTCTTCGATGCATTCCTCCAGGGAACCACTCTAGAGGAGAGTTACGGAAGTGCAGCAAAGGTGGCCAATTACTGGCTCGATGTCCTCTACAGTCGAGGAGAAAGTATGCCAGATAGTGAATTGTTTGAACTGATTTCGGAAAATCGGTCCATGTCGAGAAAACTCGAAGATTACGGAGTTCAGAAATCCACGTCAATTTCCACGGCGAAACGTCTGGCGGAATTCCTGGGTGATCAAATGATCAAGGATGCCGGTTTGTCGTGCAAGTACATCATTTCGGCCAAACCTGAAGGGTCTCCAGTGACAGAGAGAGCCATTCCCCTGGCAATCTTTCAGTCTGAAGCCAGTGTTCGTCGGCACTATCTCTGTCGCTGGCTCAAAGATCCGAGCATGGGAGATGCAGATATCCGGGATGTTCTCGATTGGAATTACTACATTGAGCGTCTTAGTGGAACGATTCAGAAGATCATCATAATCCCAGCTGCTCTCCAGGGCCTTTCGAATCCCGTGGAACGTGTTGCGCATCCTGATTGGCTTCACAG GAAAATCCTACAGAAGGAAGATGTGTTTAAACAGAGAAAGATCAATGAGATCTTCAAGTCAAAACCTAGTGAATCAGTCCCAAGGGAAGCCACTCCAGATACAATTGCTGACATTGAAGATTTAACTGGGAATGGCAATGAGGCTCGGGTTAATCGTCCGATTGCCACAAAACGAAAGAGACAGGAAGTTATCGATGGAGAGGTTTCtattgagagcctaataggtcgtCCACCTCAGATGGGGCCATCTCATGACCAGGTTCTCGAATGGGTGAAGTATCAGAAGAAGAAGTGGACACTTCAGCTGGAGCAGAGATCTCAGGCGAAGAAAAACCGAGCGAAGCAGCAGAGAGTCGAGATTTCGAACAATAAACGTTCCCGAGCGACAATTGGAGGATTTCTGCGGAAGACCAAGTGTACTTTGCTCGAGACGACATGGGAAATCATTCAAATAGCTGAGACTGATTATCCGGGAAGCTTTGTCATGTGGATCCTGACGAATGGGGAGGAGTTGCACAAAATCCGATTGAACGTCCCCAGGATATTCTATGTGAACCAGAGGGTTCCGGTGAGTCAGGAACTGGAAGAGGCTGAGAATGCTGTTTTTAAGAAAGTTCATAGAATTTTGCCGAGATCTAGCCCTGTTCATCATCTCTATCGCTATCAGATTCCCGAACAGACCTTCCAGGAGCGCAAACTAGAGATGCTCATTGATCTTACGACTCCGGATATTGAGGGCATTTATGAGACTCAGACTAGTCTTATGTTTAGAACTGTGGTAGATTTGGGATGTAAATGCTCGGTGCAGAGGAATGAGAGGAAGAGGACGAATCCTGAGGCATTTTCATTGGAACATCTGGAATTTCGCAGTGATAAAGATCATAGCTACCTGCAGACTTATCAGCAGCTGAAGAAGATTTTCCTCTATCAGCACAGTAGCGCTTCGGGAAAGAGAGAGATGTGGGGAGTATTTCTACCGGCTGCAAAGAAGGCAACAGTTCTGGTCCTGGATACCGTAAGGACAGATCAGATGCCGAACCTAAAGAATCTCTATGATTCGGAGTTGAAGAGCCTGAAAGGAAGCTTGAGGAGTAGCCAGGAGAACATCCTTCCGCCTAGAGATATGGAGTTTGAGATTGTCTTTGAGACAGAACcaaagaatatctacagaaccATTCAGAGGATTCTATCGGGATACAAGCATGAAATTAAAGCTCCAACTCTGCTCTTCATGCAAATCTCTATGACTTTGAGCCAGATGGCAGCAGCGATGCCCCTCCTAGCGGAATTTCCGCAAGTTCAGATTCACATTGCCGATGAGATGTCGCTGCTGTCGGCGATCAATTGGCAACAAAATGGCTGCCGATCGATCATTCGCCATTTTCTAAATTTGCCTACTGTGGTAGAGTCAATGCTGCGGCAGTGTCGCTACTATCACATTCCGATTGGGAATATGCCAACGGACCCAATCCTCTTCGGTGCAGATCTGTTCTATGCACGGTACCTgcagagaaataaatttctgcTGTGGTGCTCAAAGACAAATCGTCCGGATCTCGGAGGACACGAAACTGACGACAGTCGTCTTCTGACGGAGTTTGACGATGGAAATTCCCGGGTGCAGAATCGCAGTGATTTGTATCCGAGCATCTCTGTGGTGCTGTCCATTGAGAATCTTGCTGTAAGTGCTCTGATGCAGTCAAGCAAGATTCAGGAAGCTGAGGGTTCCTTCAATGCTGTTGCCTTCGACATGATCCCACAGGGATTTGTCGATGAGATGCTAGGAGCACGCGGGAAAGCTTCCTATGACGAATCCTCCCATTGCAATTCAGCCCTGAGAGTTATGAGGCTCATGGTCAATGGATGGCTCAGGGATATCTCCCTCAATCGCAGTGTCTTCTCAGATACCCAAATTGTCCACTTCTATCGCTGGATTAAATCCTCAAACGCCCTACTCTACGATCCAGCCATGAGGCGAACGATGTTTAACCTGGTCAGGAAATACTTCCTGCAACTCCTGTCGGAGTTCCAGCGACTAGGAGCCACTATAATCTTCGCAGATTTCAATCGCGTCATCATCAATACAGGCAAAGAATCTCCAGTTGAAGCCATTAACTACACAGACTACATTGTTCAGAACATCCGGAACAAAGAAATGTTCCATGGAGTCCATGTGACCTACCAGCAATCCTGGAGGTATCTCCTGTGGCTGGATAATTTCAACTACGGCGGAATCCGCCTCCGACACGACGAAGAAATCGAAGAAGTTGGGGAAAATGCCCTGGACATTGAGATGACATTCAACATTGCCAATCAATTGCCCAAGCAAGGCAATGGTCAGGAGTATTTCGAGAAGCTGATCTCGGGGCTTCTGACATCCCTGGCCACTGAGGAAAGTGCCCAGAAAGCCTTTGAGCAGCACTCAATGAGAGCCTTCACGATCATTGAGTACATCCACAAGAAGTTCACCTACCACGAGCAGAAGCCCGCCCTGAAGCTAGTGACATCGCTCCACAAAATCCTCTCAGTGGCTGATGGGCTGATCCCTGAAGTGGATTCTCTGCATAGGAATTTGCTGAAATTGATTGAGGTTGGAGAATTCAGTGATGCCGCTACGTGGAAGGATACCAGTCATGAGTTCACCTTAATGGAGGTCATATGCAAAGCCTGCAATCACTGCAGGGATCTCAATCTCCACAATGATCCCCATCGAGCCCTCAAGGATGGAAT ACCTGTTTGGCTGTGCTCTCAGTGCTTTGGCTGCTACAACACGGATGAGATTGAGGGAATGTTGCTGGAGATTGTCCAGAGGAAGCTGATGTCCTACACTCTGCAGGACGTTAAATGTGTCAATTGCAAACAGATCAAGAGGGACAACATGACGAGCGCGTGCGAATGCACAGGAGCCTTTACGAATCTTCTGCCCAGCCAGGAGCTGAAAAGGGATCTAGAGAGTTTCCTGGAAGTGGCACAGACCTACAAAATGCCCCTTCTTGAGGACCATATTAAATGGATGAAAaggttttattga